A window of the Deinococcus sp. Marseille-Q6407 genome harbors these coding sequences:
- a CDS encoding MetQ/NlpA family ABC transporter substrate-binding protein, which translates to MRHALPAPVLPTLALTSLSLLAACNKTAQQTTSSTQTVTASSTATTASSASGEAAPASAATTSGTAASSQPVTLRVGATPVPAGELLEFVKPKLAQQGINLVVTEFTDYVTPNTALGEGSLDANLFQSQSYMDTFQADRPLNIVAVRDIYLPPLGLYSKKVTRLADLPDGATIAVPNDPTNEGRALLMLQKGGLLTLKPEAATDAGLNAITENPHHFKFLELEAPQLPRSLPDTDASIVNANYALEVGLSPAKDAILHEDKGSPYVNVLATTADKKNDPSIQRLADALTTPEVRDWLQQKYSGSVIPVF; encoded by the coding sequence CTGTCTCTGCTGGCTGCCTGCAACAAGACGGCCCAGCAAACGACCAGCAGCACCCAGACTGTTACTGCGTCCTCCACGGCGACTACGGCCAGTTCAGCAAGTGGCGAAGCAGCCCCGGCTAGCGCTGCAACCACTTCGGGAACGGCGGCCAGCAGTCAGCCAGTTACCCTGCGTGTTGGCGCCACCCCGGTGCCGGCCGGCGAGCTGCTCGAATTCGTTAAACCCAAGCTGGCCCAGCAGGGGATCAATCTGGTGGTGACCGAGTTCACCGATTACGTGACGCCCAACACGGCGCTGGGCGAGGGCAGCCTGGACGCCAACCTGTTCCAGAGCCAGTCGTATATGGACACTTTCCAGGCTGACCGGCCACTCAACATCGTGGCGGTGCGGGACATCTATTTGCCGCCGCTGGGCCTTTACAGCAAAAAGGTCACCCGGCTGGCCGACTTACCCGACGGCGCCACCATCGCTGTTCCTAATGACCCCACCAATGAAGGCCGGGCGCTGCTGATGCTGCAAAAGGGCGGCCTGCTGACCCTCAAGCCGGAGGCCGCCACCGACGCCGGCCTGAACGCCATCACCGAGAACCCGCACCACTTCAAATTTCTGGAACTGGAAGCGCCCCAGCTGCCCCGCTCGCTGCCCGACACCGACGCTTCTATCGTGAACGCCAACTACGCCCTGGAAGTAGGACTCAGCCCGGCCAAGGACGCCATCTTGCACGAGGATAAAGGCAGCCCTTACGTGAACGTGCTGGCCACCACCGCCGACAAGAAGAATGACCCCAGCATCCAGCGGCTGGCTGACGCCCTGACCACCCCTGAAGTGCGCGACTGGTTGCAGCAAAAGTACAGCGGCAGCGTCATTCCGGTTTTCTGA
- a CDS encoding MetQ/NlpA family ABC transporter substrate-binding protein, whose product MALPSSLRLLPALTLTALLAGCSSPNTASGTTSTDTATSAPAAGTASAATTAVSGTAAAPAGEASGTDSTQNAVLRVGANPVPHAEILEFVKPQLAKEGVDLQIVEFSDYVQPNVALGEGSIDLNYFQHQPYLDEFQAQRPLGIVGGAKIHVEPLGLYSHRYNTLSQLPDGATIAISNDPSNSGRALKLLEKGGLLKVDPKAGISATVLDISDNPKKLQFRELDPAQLPRSLDDLDAAVINTNYALEAKLNPLKDSLLLEDADSPYANLLATKPEMLNDPRYLKLVKALQSNEVRKFILDKYKGAIVPAF is encoded by the coding sequence ATGGCTCTCCCCTCCTCCCTGCGTTTGCTCCCGGCCCTCACCCTGACCGCCCTGCTGGCCGGCTGCTCGTCGCCCAATACGGCCAGCGGAACCACCAGCACCGATACGGCCACCAGCGCCCCTGCAGCGGGTACGGCCAGCGCAGCCACCACGGCTGTCTCTGGGACTGCCGCTGCTCCGGCAGGCGAGGCTTCGGGCACGGACAGCACCCAGAACGCCGTACTTCGAGTAGGCGCCAACCCGGTGCCGCACGCAGAAATTCTGGAATTCGTCAAACCACAGCTGGCCAAAGAAGGCGTAGACCTGCAGATTGTGGAATTCAGCGACTATGTGCAGCCCAACGTGGCGCTGGGCGAAGGCAGCATTGACCTGAACTACTTCCAGCATCAGCCGTATCTGGATGAATTCCAGGCGCAGCGGCCCCTGGGCATTGTGGGTGGCGCCAAGATTCACGTGGAACCGCTGGGCCTTTACAGCCACCGCTACAACACCCTCAGCCAGCTGCCGGACGGCGCCACCATCGCCATTTCCAACGACCCCAGCAACTCGGGCCGCGCCCTGAAACTGCTGGAAAAAGGCGGCCTGCTGAAAGTGGACCCCAAGGCCGGCATCAGTGCCACGGTGCTGGACATCAGCGACAACCCCAAGAAACTGCAGTTCCGCGAGCTGGACCCTGCGCAGCTGCCGCGCTCGCTGGACGATCTGGACGCCGCCGTGATCAACACCAACTACGCGCTGGAAGCCAAGCTGAACCCATTGAAGGACTCGCTGCTGCTGGAAGACGCCGACAGCCCCTACGCCAACCTGCTGGCCACCAAACCCGAAATGCTGAACGATCCCCGTTATCTCAAGCTGGTCAAGGCCCTGCAGAGCAACGAGGTCAGAAAGTTCATTCTGGACAAGTACAAGGGCGCCATCGTCCCGGCTTTCTGA